TTGTATTTATAAGCTGAAATTTTGTCTGTATGAACTTAAATTTTGTCTGAAATTATGGAATTATCCGTCTGACTGTCTGTATGAACTTAAATTTGGTCTGAAATTTTGTCTATATGAACTTAAATTTGGTCTGAAATTATGGAATTATCCGTCTGACTGTCTGTATGAACTTAACTTTGGTATGAACTTAACTTTGGTCTGAAATTATGGAATTATCCGTCTGACTGTCTGTATGAACATAACTTTTGTCTGAAATTATGTCTGTATGAACTTAAATTTGGTCTGAAATTATGGAATTATCCGTGTGACTGTCTGTATGAACTTAAATTTGGTCTGAAATTATGTCTGTATGAACTTAAATTTGGTCTGAAATTATGGAATTATCCGTCTGACTGTCTGTATGAACTTAACTTTGGTCTGAAATTATGGAATTATCCGTCTGACTGTCTGTATGAACTTAACTTTTGTCTGAAATTATGTCTGTATGAACTTAAATTTGGTCTGAAATTATGGAATTATCAATCGGTCGATGTCTGTATGAACTTAAATTTGGTCTGAAATTATGTCTGTATGAACTTAATTTTGATCTGAAATTATGGAATTATCCGTCTGACTGTCTGTATGAACTTAAATTTGGTCTGAAATTTTGTCTGTATGAACTTAATGTGTTGAATTTTTTCTGTTAGGATGCAAGGTTTATTGTCATAAACCTCGATGATGGTCCTTCCTGGACTGAGGGGTAACATCACTGTTATTGTTACTGTCATAGTTGCTCTATGATGATTATACCTTAATGGTTTGAGAGCTATACATGGTTTTTGGTGGAGTCTAGTTAAGTGGCCAATAATGTTTAGTTGTTCAGCCACCACattataaatgaatgaatgggtGTGTGTGTCTAACCATCTAAGTGGGAGTACTTTGAGAGCTCAATGATTACTCAACCTTCATGGTTTGAGGGCTGATATAGTACTCCTGTTAAATGGAGAAGACATGGTCTACCTTCATTGTTTCTGTGTAGGAGGCTTTATAACTTCAAATAACTCAATGATGAGGCCACATTGGCCTGAGAGTTGTTTAAACCAGACAAGCTCTATGATGATTATACCTTAATGGTTTGAGAGCTATACATGGTTTTTGGTGGAGTTGAATGTAGGAAGTATATGTACGTTTTATTGCCCATAACTTACAAGTTTTTTTGCCACCACATGTTATACTAATGAAAGGGTGTGTGTGCTCAATCATGGTAACTGCAGTTGAGCATGGTCTACCTTCATTTTGTAAAGTGTAGGAGGCAAGAATACTTGGGACAACTCAATGATGAGAGCAAACGTAGCCTAAGAGTTAGTCTATGCATTTTGCAACTGTCTGAACTGTTAAAATTAGACTGAAACTGTTAAAATTTGTCTGTCTGAACTGTTAAAATTGGACTGAAACTTTTTTCACTTTTGTCTGTCTGGACTGTTAAATTTGGACTGTAACTGTTAAAATTTGTTTCTCTGGACTGTTAAAATTGGACTGAAAATGCTAAAAATGGTATGAAACTGTTGTTAACTTCAACTTAAAATAATCTGAACTGAAACTGATTATTATTATATGAACTTCAACTTCAAATTGTTATATGAACTTCAACTTTGCTTTGCATATATCTGAATGCATATAACTTAAAATAATCTGAACTGAAACTGATGTTCATTTGAAACTGAAATTGCATATTCAACTTTACATTCATCATTAGGCTGCAGTTTAATGTTCATTTGAACTGTTGTTCCAATTGAACATTAAACTGAACATTACATAACCTTTATTTAAAAAGGCATTACATTCCATTTAACTGATCTACTATAGCTTCAACATTATATCCTAGTTCAGTCATTATGTATTCTAAACCTTCAGTTTTACCTAAACCCTGCATATGTTCAATGCATTGCTTTACTAAAACTTCATTAACTATTAGATTCCTTGGCAACATGCCAATAGCAGCTAGATGTCCCTTTCCCATATGAGGGAGTGAAAAATTGTTATGACCCTTACACTTCATCATCTCTATCATAACTGCTTGTAACGATAAGAAAATGTTGTTGAGTTTGCTTGGACTGTAATCGATAAATGCTTGCATTACTTCATTCACTAGGTCGTCCCCTTTGTCTTTTCTTTGCCTTCTTTTTTTGTAATGATTGTAGTGCCTTGAAATACCCAAGGTCATTAACGTTTAGGTCCGGTGAGTTAGCTGGTGAAATACTAACTCAATATTAAATCCATCCGAATTTTTCCGCCATAAAATCGGGATCATCATTCTTGATGTGTGGCCTAGCATTGTCTTGTTGTATGTAAATATGCTTGCTAAGACCTTCTGGCCAAACACTCTTAATTCTTTGGAATTACTTGATGAATTAGACAATCCTTGACTACTTGTTTTGTGATGGACTCAATAGGCTTAGTCTCTAATGTACCCCTTGGCCTATTTCTTGACCTAGTCGCTTTGGAACTTGATTAGTAAATGGAAACATGCCTATTTTACCATCAAATATGcattcaccatcttcaccatAAATAGGTCTTTGATCAAGACACATGAACATCACTTTTGTGATGAACCTCTTTGATTGACGACACTAGGCGGCTCCTCCCCTCAACTACGTACATTTGTTTCATTGTCTTCCGTAATATAGAATCACTTCTCATCCATGTGTATTACGTTGCTCATTTCATTAAACATTATTTCAGTCACTGGAACATTATTAAGATCTAAGAACTCTTCAAGAACTTGTTTAACAACCAATGACTTTAATGAATAAAGTAGCCTTTGATCCTTGTGTAACTCACTGAGTTTAGGATGTAATGGGCTTGAATGACGTTTAAGTAAACCTTCTTTCACCCATGAATGGACCGTTCAATCGAAACTCCACAATTTTCGTAAACTCGATCATTGTGTCCTTAGTGATTTATCAAGTGATTTGATATGTTCAATGTTTGGTAAAATCCTTTTTCTATTTTTGTTGCCTATCCTACCACTCTTGACATCTAATTTTTCACCTACTAACCTTGGTTTTTTTGCAAGTCTCCATATGTTTGATATGGTCCTTACACTTACATTGAACTCATTTTTAGCCTCTTTGATTGCACCACGATCAAGCTGCCCGTCATTTGATTTTTGAAGCAAGTAGATGGCGACTTCCGTTCTCGTTTCTTCAGACATGCACTTGAACCCCATTGATGCTCTGAAGATAATTTAGGAAACTTGTGTATTTTAATGGTAGTGGACTGTAATTTATTGGTCTGTAATTAATTTTAGAaagtttttttttgttgtgttgCTAATGAATGAGGGAATATGTAATTTAATGTGAGGATGATTGTAATTTATGCATAAAACTAACCTTAGTTGGTGGGTTCCAACAGCTTGACTGGACAGAAAATGGTGGGAAATTAAGTGTTTGGTGGGGTTTTTGAAGTTTtgtaattttggtgggaaaattagTGTTTGTTTAACACACTAATACTTAGACAATTTCTGATTCCATAAAGTAAATGGCACAACTCCATTTGTACTTCTATTCATTTTTTAATTTACCCTTGAAACTTGTGCTTTTTGccaataggtagagtggagttgaatggaggaagtaattgAGAATTTTACCCTCATAAAAACCTGAAAAGTAGAAACACAACCTTATCGAGATACGAAAGAAGATGAGCCCACCAGTTGATATCCCACATCACAAACTGGCCACAACCACTGACAATCCACCACAATCCACAAAACATGACATGAACTCAAAAATTATACTCTGATACTGTTGAATTTTGATTAATTTTACGTAGAAATGGTTGCAACAGCTACACTTTCCGGATTACAATCCACATTTCTTTGTACTTCTTGCAATCTCTCTTCTTTCTACCCTTGTTTATCATTCTCATCTACTAATTTGCCAAGAAATCAACGGTCATCTTCGTCTTATCCATGCATTCGTGCTGAAATTGATCAAAACACGGTATTTTCTCGATTTCCCTTTGTTTATACTCCGTAATGTTGATTAATATACACTTcgtccggtcatttgtttacgtttactTAAGACGTATGGTTAAACAAATAATTTTTACCAACATGAACAAAAACCGTAAAGAAATGACTGGAACAGATGGGTATTATGAATTTATACTATCGCAAATATTAATTTCAGGCGGGCCTTTTTCCTCTGAAATTAAGATGGAGAAAATGTCGTCATTTTGCAAATTGTTGgagctaaagttacagctaaaaTTGTTCACATTTTATTAGAAAATTATTCTGGCAACTTTTTATCAGAAAGCGGTCACATTTTATCGTAAATGAGCCCGTGTTAAGGGAGACTTGGTGATGTATTATAATGAATTGATGATGAAATAGTAATAATGGGAAGTTTTGGATGGGCAGATAGTAGCAATATCAGTGGGAGTTGCAAGTGTTGCAATTGGAATTGGTATTCCTGTCTTCTATGAAACACAAATTGATAGTGCTGTAAGTTTTCTTTTGGGAATCATGTTTTTCGAATTTGAGTGTTTTAATGCAATTGGGTAATGCTGAAACTTAATAATGAATGTAATATATATAGGCGAAAAGAGAGAATACACAACCATGTTTTCCTTGCACTGGCACTGGTGCTCGTAAGTCGTCTTTCCCTTATTTATATACTTCCCAATTCGTACTTTGTTCCGTGGAGTTGTATACATTTTTCTGAATGTGGGTAAAGAATTTATAAAATTGTACGTAGTTCAATGGAACtgaaaaagtatttgatattTCGTTCCTGTGTCGACTGCAAGTGAGTCTGCAACTGTAGCAAAATAAATTACTTCGTCTGTGCCAGTCAATTGTAGGTTCAGAGAAGAGAAAGCTAAAACAAGGAAAACAAA
This region of Silene latifolia isolate original U9 population unplaced genomic scaffold, ASM4854445v1 scaffold_566, whole genome shotgun sequence genomic DNA includes:
- the LOC141639709 gene encoding protein disulfide-isomerase LQY1, chloroplastic-like, with the translated sequence MVATATLSGLQSTFLCTSCNLSSFYPCLSFSSTNLPRNQRSSSSYPCIRAEIDQNTIVAISVGVASVAIGIGIPVFYETQIDSAAKRENTQPCFPCTGTGAQKCRFCMGDGSVTVDLGGEEKEVSKCINCDGLGSLTCTTCQGSGIQPRYLDRREFKDDD